A genomic segment from Eremothecium gossypii ATCC 10895 chromosome III, complete sequence encodes:
- the SDH6 gene encoding Sdh6p (Syntenic homolog of Saccharomyces cerevisiae YDR379C-A), giving the protein MVKRFSGLQKDVLHLYREFIRVAYTKAPENRPHFIGYIREEFRRHKDLPRKNFVAIEHLLRVGKKKLALYSSPEIKDIR; this is encoded by the coding sequence ATGGTGAAGCGGTTTAGTGGACTGCAGAAGGACGTTCTGCATCTATACCGAGAGTTCATCAGGGTCGCCTACACAAAGGCTCCTGAAAACAGGCCTCACTTCATAGGCTACATCAGAGAGGAATTTCGGCGCCATAAGGACCTGCCTCGCAAGAACTTCGTTGCAATTGAGCATTTGCTGCGGGTAGGCAAGAAGAAGTTGGCGCTGTACTCCAGCCCAGAAATCAAGGACATCCGCTGA
- the LSM6 gene encoding U4/U6-U5 snRNP complex subunit LSM6 (Syntenic homolog of Saccharomyces cerevisiae YDR378C (LSM6)) gives MSSAMQGPAVTSSSTFLSNIIGKPVNVKLHSGMLYQGTLESIDGFMNVALVDASEYYESEQNPVIHRYESDVFLRGTQVMYISEL, from the coding sequence ATGAGTTCCGCGATGCAAGGCCCAGCGGTGacgtcgtcgtcgacgtTTCTGTCGAATATCATTGGCAAGCCGGTCAACGTGAAGCTGCACTCCGGGATGCTGTACCAGGGCACGCTCGAGTCGATCGACGGGTTCATGAACGTGGCGCTGGTGGACGCGAGCGAGTACTACGAGAGCGAGCAGAACCCGGTGATCCACCGGTACGAGTCGGACGTGTTCCTGCGCGGAACGCAGGTGATGTACATCAGCGAGCTGTAG
- the IAH1 gene encoding isoamyl acetate-hydrolyzing esterase (Syntenic homolog of Saccharomyces cerevisiae YOR126C (IAH1); Newly annotated start codon) produces MDFKKFLMFGDSITEFAFNTRISPESGRDEFCVGAALTNAYTRKLQVTQRGFSGYNSRWALKLLPQILATERDIVIAYVFFGTNDAAMDSVQTVPLVEYVRNMTEMVQMLHAANIKVVLVGPALHDAHKWLRDESGSVTPGSRNNANNKLYSDALAGVAREQRTGFVDLHRAFSEAGGERWSDLLVDGIHYSGRGYEVFYKELMAVIDRTFPELSPDNVPFRFPNWRDVAPDGSNL; encoded by the coding sequence ATGGACTTCAAGAAGTTTTTGATGTTCGGCGACTCCATCACGGAGTTCGCGTTCAATACCAGAATCTCGCCAGAAAGCGGGCGAGACGAGTTCTGCGTCGGCGCGGCGCTGACCAACGCGTACACGCGCAAGCTACAGGTGACCCAGCGCGGATTCAGCGGCTACAACTCTCGGTGGGCTCTCAAGCTGCTTCCGCAGATCCTCGCGACAGAGCGCGACATCGTGATTGCGTATGTGTTCTTCGGGACCAACGATGCGGCGATGGACTCGGTCCAGACGGTGCCCCTTGTAGAGTACGTACGGAATATGACGGAGATGGTGCAGATGCTGCACGCCGCCAACATCAAGGTCGTGCTCGTGGGGCCGGCGCTGCACGACGCCCACAAGTGGCTGCGCGACGAGTCGGGCAGCGTCACGCCGGGCTCGCGCAACAACGCGAACAACAAGCTCTACAGCGACGCGCTGGCCGGCGTGGCACGCGAGCAGCGCACGGGCTTCGTGGACCTGCACCGCGCGTTCAGCGAGGCGGGCGGCGAGAGATGGTCCGACCTGCTAGTTGACGGCATCCACTATTCCGGCAGAGGCTACGAGGTGTTCTACAAGGAGCTGATGGCGGTAATCGACCGCACCTTCCCCGAGCTCTCGCCGGACAACGTGCCCTTCCGCTTTCCCAACTGGCGCGACGTTGCGCCCGATGGCTCGAACCTATGA
- the SEC13 gene encoding GTPase-activating protein SEC13 (Syntenic homolog of Saccharomyces cerevisiae YLR208W (SEC13)) has protein sequence MVTITNAHTELIHDAVLDYYGKRLATCSSDKTIQIFEVDGDSHKLVDSLHGHEGPVWQVDWAHPKFGVILASCSYDGKVLIWKEENGRWSQIAAYEVHSASVNSVKWAPHEYGPLLLCSSSDGKFSVVEFKENGTTSPIIIDAHAIGVNAACWAPATIEDDGQQSQHLRRIATGGADNLVKIWKYNPEANTYLLEDTLAAHADWVRDVAWSPSVLPRAYLATVSQDRTCIIWTQENNQGPWTKTLLKEDKFPDVLWRASWSLSGNILALSGGDNKVTLWKENLEGKWESAAEIEQ, from the coding sequence ATGGTGACGATTACGAATGCACATACCGAGCTAATCCACGATGCGGTTCTCGATTACTACGGAAAGCGCCTGGCAACATGTTCTTCGGACAAGACAATCCAGATCTTCGAAGTCGATGGGGATTCACACAAGCTAGTAGACTCGCTGCACGGCCATGAGGGTCCAGTGTGGCAGGTTGACTGGGCACACCCCAAATTCGGGGTTATTTTGGCGTCGTGCTCCTACGATGGCAAGGTGTTGATATGGAAGGAGGAAAACGGGCGCTGGTCGCAAATCGCGGCCTATGAGGTGCACTCTGCGTCCGTCAATTCGGTCAAGTGGGCGCCACACGAGTACGGGCCTCTTTTGCTGTGCTCCTCCAGCGACGGCAAGTTCTCGGTGGTTGAGTTCAAAGAGAACGGCACGACGTCGCCGATCATCATCGACGCACATGCCATTGGTGTCAACGCCGCATGCTGGGCGCCCGCCACGATCGAAGACGACGGACAGCAGTCACAGCACCTACGCCGGATTGCGACCGGCGGGGCCGACAACCTCGTGAAGATCTGGAAGTACAACCCGGAGGCGAATACCTACCTGTTAGAGGACACGCTAGCCGCCCACGCGGACTGGGTACGGGATGTGGCCTGGTCTCCGTCAGTTCTCCCACGCGCATACCTCGCCACCGTTTCACAGGACCGCACATGTATTATTTGGACCCAGGAAAACAACCAGGGTCCATGGACAAAGACCCTCCTAAAAGAAGACAAGTTCCCAGACGTTTTATGGAGAGCTAGCTGGTCACTATCGGGAAACATTCTAGCATTATCTGGTGGGGACAACAAGGTTACACTATGGAAGGAAAACCTCGAGGGCAAGTGGGAATCCGCGGCCGAAATAGAGCAATGA
- the PNP1 gene encoding purine-nucleoside phosphorylase (Syntenic homolog of Saccharomyces cerevisiae YLR209C (PNP1)) produces the protein MASFDINQERAVIQDAAEFLNGEITAHFGATCEFKPRVLIICGSGLGGISHVISSNPQPLSVPYSAIPGFKASTIVGHAGDLLFGFMNKTPVVLMKGRLHGYEGNTAQEITRPIRILNELGSIGVLVVTNAAGAVNPEFSACELMCINDHISFPGLCGFHPLRGPNFDETGPRFLATSDAYDLKLRQLLFSKHKELGIARRLHEGVYAHVSGPTFESRAESRLIRLVGADCVGMSTVPEVVVARHCGWRVLALSLITNCVVLSPAASALDTNPVPLDLGKAEHSEVIVNAAAASADVEQLVEAVVGAL, from the coding sequence ATGGCCTCATTCGATATCAACCAGGAACGTGCTGTGATCCAGGATGCTGCTGAATTCTTGAATGGTGAGATCACTGCGCACTTCGGTGCAACGTGCGAATTTAAGCCAAGGGTCCTGATCATCTGCGGATCAGGATTGGGCGGCATCTCTCATGTGATTTCCAGTAATCCTCAGCCTCTATCCGTTCCATACTCTGCCATTCCAGGGTTCAAGGCCAGTACGATTGTAGGGCATGCTGGAGACTTGTTATTTGGTTTCATGAACAAGACTCCTGTTGTTCTCATGAAGGGTCGGCTGCATGGTTATGAAGGTAATACAGCGCAGGAAATTACCCGTCCAATCCGTATTCTCAACGAATTGGGGTCAATTGGTGTATTGGTCGTGACAAACGCAGCGGGGGCGGTGAACCCCGAGTTCAGCGCTTGTGAGCTCATGTGTATCAACGACCATATCAGTTTCCCAGGGCTATGTGGATTTCATCCCCTCCGCGGCCCGAACTTCGATGAAACTGGGCCGCGATTCCTTGCTACGAGTGATGCCTACGACCTTAAATTGCGCCAGCTACTATTTTCCAAACACAAGGAGCTTGGAATTGCTCGGCGTCTACATGAAGGTGTGTACGCACACGTATCGGGCCCTACGTTTGAGAGTAGGGCGGAATCACGTTTGATTAGGCTTGTGGGGGCAGACTGCGTTGGAATGAGCACAGTTCCTGAAGTGGTTGTCGCGCGCCATTGCGGCTGGCGGGTTCTCGCGCTATCGCTTATTACCAACTGTGTCGTACTATCTCCTGCTGCCAGCGCTTTGGATACGAACCCTGTACCTTTGGATTTGGGCAAGGCAGAACACTCAGAGGTTATTGTAAAcgccgcagctgcgtcCGCTGACGTAGAGCAGTTGGTCGAAGCGGTGGTTGGTGCACTTTAG
- the RGA2 gene encoding GTPase-activating protein RGA2 (Syntenic homolog of Saccharomyces cerevisiae YOR127W (RGA1) and YDR379W (RGA2)) gives MSVSHRGSIVSTATGGSSSRAGVVPSCTRCTLAITTGHAYELGGDRWHTHCFTCYKCDKELTCDSDFLVLGTGTLICFACSDSCKGCGKKIDDLAIILSSSNEAYCSECFKCCKCDRKIEDLRYAKTKKGLFCISCHERLLAKRKYAEEKKRRLQKELPIVPGQAGATTGTSTPDREQFKIPVRSAARPVSPRRLSEPRRLSEPRRLSEPRRLSRRGSSTSENTVPSTKSTSYSAQRPDADSAASDVVRSNTSQGLGTVTTADTRSTSSLGPALDPQERHIKSNSWSVVAQFLEDDDDGSDYGTNTDAPSINIDKHSSESPCATASADSTSDNGKRNSAVQPAAKGIGTPPRESADDESSSREQDVRKRASKDSYDVVTPKSHTRNLSVDDVLQRTLTKDYSESTSTIDNLAPPANDRPRRFPLNKTPLRNRDESPINGRSPVSHRRGLIMSESGEFINELLASPNNVEHLKKDNVALSEHIDAPPLVKGLEDPVLQKDNTAGKHFKVSGAFSFSPKLEVAAGTVGNQSHLTHSASSSSLDPKHVRPLNGTGNTSNTGTPNKMGSKLARSASVRSKVASLIHGKKTPTRNQAPEGAYDTHTGWGVSSMSQQHPAGAATNSVGRKLPPHGRGQSDSTIYNQFSPTLNTRPSFDHQRSHSGTTGATNVAIHMTPPLNTMDSPYSNSVLERKMSVGRNHIVGRDALMENRTPTNEEFVRRDIISEELQLRQLKLEINDLQYTKTQLTSEVDQLKKLKEHLQFQVDQLKTERKDLQNTGTSVESLDDVQEVVVKQAVTANTSSNLKPRFWKFFSGKPSSSTGSASGSSGSGPSTGNPQIGISHPVLQNPNEFDDWNLKAVNNGAELYGSSLESRVAFEGTDIPMIITTCMRHIESKVEYLTSEGLYRKSGSQLLIEQIEGEFTQWKPNTPPPERLLEFLRQDIHAVSGVLKRYLRKLPNPLFTFEVYEPLMQLVRDEKLSSSVPLKSAKSSPVYAPAIEKLAAILKTLPPEHLRVLSVICQHVNRVAQYQDANLMNMNNLALVFAPGIIRDYTGEKDIIDMRERNYLIGFIFMNYEDIFAKIF, from the coding sequence ATGTCGGTGTCGCATAGGGGGAGCATAGTCTCTACGGCGACGGGGGGCTCGAGCAGCCGGGCGGGCGTGGTGCCGTCGTGCACGCGGTGCACGCTGGCGATCACGACGGGGCACGCATACGAGCTGGGCGGTGACAGGTGGCACACACACTGCTTCACGTGCTACAAGTGCGACAAGGAGCTGACGTGCGACTCGGACTTTCTGGTGCTTGGCACAGGTACGCTTATTTGCTTTGCGTGCTCCGACTCGTGCAAGGGCTGCGGGAAGAAGATAGACGACCTGGCCATCATATTGTCGTCGTCGAACGAGGCATACTGCTCGGAGTGCTTCAAGTGCTGCAAGTGCGACCGCAAGATCGAGGACCTGCGGTACGCGAAGACGAAGAAGGGGCTGTTTTGTATTTCCTGCCACGAGCGACTGCTGGCAAAACGCAAGTAtgcggaggaaaagaagcGACGACTGCAGAAGGAGCTTCCGATCGTCCCGGGGCAGGCAGGCGCAACGACAGGCACGTCCACGCCTGACCGCGAACAGTTCAAGATCCCGGTGCGCTctgcggcgcggccggTGTCGCCGCGACGGTTGAGCGAGCCACGACGGCTGAGCGAGCCGCGACGGCTGAGCGAGCCGCGGCGGCTGTCGCGCCGCGGCTCGTCGACGTCGGAGAACACGGTGCCGTCGACCAAGAGCACGAGCTAcagcgcgcagcggccCGACGCAGACTCCGCGGCGAGCGACGTTGTGCGCAGCAACACTTCACAAGGGCTCGGCACGGTCACGACCGCCGACACGAGATCCACGAGTTCGCTGGGGCCTGCCCTGGATCCACAGGAGAGACACATAAAGAGCAACTCATGGTCTGTAGTTGCCCAGTTCCTGGAGGACGACGATGATGGAAGCGACTATGGTACCAACACGGATGCGCCAAGCATCAATATAGATAAGCACTCCAGCGAGTCGCCGTGCGCCACAGCGAGTGCAGACAGTACATCCGACAACGGAAAGCGCAATTCCGCGGTGCAACCTGCAGCCAAGGGTATAGGGACCCCGCCGCGCGAGAGTGCTGACGACGAGAGCAGCTCCCGTGAGCAGGACGTTCGCAAGCGAGCTTCAAAGGATAGCTACGATGTAGTCACACCAAAGTCGCATACGCGGAACCTCTCTGTAGACGATGTTCTTCAGCGGACGCTGACGAAAGACTACTCCGAGAGCACGAGCACCATTGATAATCtagcgccgccggcgaACGATAGACCGCGGAGATTTCCTTTGAACAAGACGCCTTTACGGAATAGGGACGAATCGCCGATCAACGGGAGATCTCCCGTATCTCATAGGCGAGGATTAATCATGTCGGAAAGCGGTGAATTCATTAACGAGCTTTTGGCTAGCCCCAACAACGTTGAACATTTAAAGAAGGATAATGTAGCTCTATCTGAGCACATCGACGCGCCTCCATTAGTGAAGGGACTTGAAGATCCCGTCCTCCAGAAGGATAACACTGCTGGGAAACACTTCAAAGTTTCTGGCGCGTTTTCCTTCTCACCTAAGCTGGAAGTTGCCGCGGGCACTGTTGGGAATCAGAGTCACTTGACCCATTCGGCATCTTCCAGCTCACTCGATCCTAAACATGTGAGACCGCTCAACGGAACAGGGAACACTTCCAACACCGGAACTCCAAACAAGATGGGATCTAAACTTGCAAGATCTGCTTCTGTTAGGTCCAAAGTAGCTAGCCTAATACATGGCAAGAAAACACCTACCAGAAATCAAGCACCAGAAGGTGCCTACGATACCCATACCGGCTGGGGTGTTTCATCTATGTCTCAGCAGCACCCCGCCGGTGCTGCCACGAATTCAGTGGGACGAAAACTGCCCCCTCACGGTCGTGGCCAAAGTGATTCTACCATATACAATCAGTTTTCACCCACGCTCAATACTAGACCGTCGTTCGATCACCAGCGGTCACATAGTGGTACCACAGGTGCAACTAATGTTGCTATCCATATGACGCCACCTCTGAATACCATGGACTCTCCGTACAGTAACAGCGTGCTGGAAAGGAAGATGAGCGTGGGGAGGAACCATATAGTCGGCAGGGACGCCTTAATGGAAAATAGGACACCGACGAATGAGGAATTTGTTAGGCGCGATATAATCAGCGAAGAAttgcagctgcgccagctcaAGCTAGAGATAAATGATTTGCAATACACCAAGACGCAGCTGACATCAGAAGTAGACCAGCTGAAGAAGCTAAAAGAACATCTACAGTTTCAGGTTGATCAGTTGAAAACTGAACGGAAGGACCTGCAGAATACAGGAACTTCCGTGGAATCACTGGACGACGTGCAAGAAGTGGTTGTAAAGCAGGCAGTGACTGCAAACACATCCTCCAATTTGAAACCGCGGTTCTGGAAATTTTTCAGTGGCAAGCCATCCTCATCAACGGGGTCCGCTAGTGGAAGTTCTGGATCTGGACCAAGCACTGGAAACCCTCAGATAGGCATTTCACATCCTGTTCTTCAAAATCCAAACGAGTTTGACGACTGGAACTTGAAAGCTGTAAACAACGGTGCAGAATTGTATGGATCGTCATTGGAGAGCAGAGTCGCCTTTGAAGGTACAGATATACCAATGATTATTACCACATGTATGCGCCATATAGAATCCAAGGTGGAATATTTGACCAGCGAGGGGCTGTACCGGAAGTCTGGCTCACAGCTTCTGATCGAGCAGATAGAGGGCGAGTTTACCCAGTGGAAGCCGAATACACCTCCTCCCGAACGGCTGCTAGAGTTTCTGAGACAGGACATCCATGCCGTCAGTGGGGTGCTCAAGCGCTACCTCCGCAAGTTGCCCAACCCTCTTTTTACATTTGAAGTTTACGAGCCCCTCATGCAGCTGGTGAGGGACGAGAAACTAAGTTCTTCCGTACCCCTCAAATCCGCTAAGTCTAGTCCCGTGTACGCGCCAGCAATAGAGAAGCTGGCTGCCATCCTCAAGACACTGCCGCCCGAGCATCTGCGCGTGCTGTCAGTCATTTGCCAGCATGTGAACCGCGTGGCCCAGTACCAGGATGCAAACCTAATGAACATGAACAACCTGGCACTGGTGTTTGCTCCCGGTATTATCAGAGACTATACCGGCGAGAAAGACATCATCGACATGAGGGAGCGCAATTATCTGATTGGATTCATCTTCATGAACTACGAGGACATTTTCGCGAAAATATTTTAG
- the ATP17 gene encoding F1F0 ATP synthase subunit f (Syntenic homolog of Saccharomyces cerevisiae YDR377W (ATP17); 1-intron), producing MIAKRALSTLIPPKIVSPKNLTSAGSAKRIANVVELYKALPQGPAPVRQATGMIGKYRAKYFDGDNASGKPIVHFAIFVLCLGYSMDYYFHLRHHKGEGH from the exons ATGATTGCCAAGCGCGCTTTGTCTACTTTGATCCCACCAAAGATTGTTTCGCCTAAG AACCTGACCtccgccggcagcgccaAACGGATCGCGAACGTCGTGGAGCTCTACAAGGCGTTGCCCCAGGGCCCGGCGCCGGTCCGCCAAGCCACTGGCATGATCGGCAAGTACCGCGCCAAGTACTTCGACGGCGACAACGCCTCCGGCAAGCCGATCGTGCACTTCGCCATCTTCGTGCTCTGCCTGGGCTACTCCATGGACTACTACTTCCACCTCAGACACCACAAGGGCGAGGGCCACTGA
- the ARH1 gene encoding NADPH-adrenodoxin reductase (Syntenic homolog of Saccharomyces cerevisiae YDR376W (ARH1)) — protein sequence MGLATIIARRAYGQCGRARKRVSIVGSGPSGFYTAVHLLTRATEPLHVTLWESLPTPFGLSRYGVAPDHPEVKNCEDRFTELANRYHVAAQPGEHSFEFVGNITVGRDVALRELLAAEDAVVLSYGCSGDRRLGIEGEADTAGVFTSRQFVNWYNGHPRHAQDAALSGFDWARVRRVGIIGNGNVALDIARLLLTAREEALWGQTDINPHALQALRRAPLEEVRLIGRRDFLGSKFTNKELREMWELERCGVRGHIAPEHFTPEAWAALPLDRATKRRIDMCQQYLLPYAARGSKSASKYPPPAEGYSKAWVSDYLKTPLYIRRDGAGAISALTVCKNSLTPENKVVRHLDEQLDYELDVLITSLGYRGQPLPEFGALGVAFDADRVSNSRGRVLRQDGSLIPGLFASGWIANGSRGVIMTTMMNSFAVGDEVLQYLAQSPPKDHSHGIDLRDSTHTTWADWIQIDKTEKQRAARGQPRQKLLSVAQMLEAARARDT from the coding sequence ATGGGGCTCGCTACGATCATAGCCAGGAGAGCATATGGCCAGTGCGGCCGGGCGCGAAAGCGCGTGTCGATAGTGGGGTCCGGCCCATCGGGGTTCTACACTGCGGTGCACCTGCTGACTCGTGCTACTGAGCCGCTGCATGTAACGTTGTGGGAGAGTCTGCCGACGCCGTTTGGACTGTCACGCTACGGGGTGGCGCCGGACCACCCGGAGGTCAAGAATTGCGAGGACCGGTTTACGGAGCTGGCGAACCGGTACCACGTGGCGGCGCAGCCCGGGGAGCACTCTTTTGAATTCGTGGGGAACATCACCGTGGGCCGGGACGTCGCACTGCGAgagctgctggcggcggaggacgCCGTGGTGCTGAGCTACGGCTGCAGCGGGGACCGCCGACTGGGGATTGAGGGCGAGGCGGACACGGCGGGGGTGTTCACGTCACGGCAGTTTGTGAACTGGTACAACGGGCACCCGCGGCACGCGCAGGACGCCGCGCTGAGCGGGTTCGACTGggcgcgcgtgcggcgcgTGGGTATCATCGGCAACGGGAACGTTGCGCTGGACAtcgcgcgcctgctgctgacGGCGCGCGAGGAGGCGCTGTGGGGCCAGACCGACATCAACCCGCACgcgctgcaggcgctgcggcgcgcgccgctcGAGGAGGTGCGTCTCATCGGGCGCCGGGACTTCCTCGGCAGCAAGTTCACGAACAAGGAGTTGCGCGAGATGTGGGAGCTCGAGCGCTGCGGCGTGCGCGGCCACATCGCGCCCGAGCACTTCACGCCCGAGGCGTgggcggcgctgccgctcgACCGCGCGACGAAACGCCGCATTGACATGTGCCAGCAGTACCTGCTGCCGTACGCCGCCCGCGGCAGCAAGTCCGCGAGTAAATACCCTCCTCCGGCGGAAGGCTACTCCAAGGCCTGGGTGTCCGACTATCTCAAGACGCCGCTCTACATCCGCAGGgacggcgccggcgcgATATCTGCGCTGACCGTCTGCAAAAACTCCCTGACCCCTGAAAACAAGGTTGTACGTCACCTGGACGAGCAATTGGATTACGAATTGGACGTGCTTATCACGTCACTGGGCTACCGCGGCCAGCCCCTCCCGGAGTTTGGCGCGCTCGGCGTGGCCTTTGACGCGGACCGCGTATCCAACTCGCGCGGCCGCGTGCTGCGCCAAGACGGCAGTTTGATCCCGGGCCTCTTCGCGAGCGGCTGGATCGCTAATGGCAGCAGAGGCGTCATCATGACGACGATGATGAACTCTTTTGCCGTTGGCGACGAGGTCCTGCAGTACCTCGCGCAGAGCCCTCCGAAGGACCACTCCCATGGCATTGACCTGCGCGACAGCACGCACACCACCTGGGCCGACTGGATACAGATAGATAAGACCGAGAAGCAGCGTGCCGCCCGGGGCCAGCCGCGGCAGAAGCTGCTATCCGTGGCCCAGATGCTCGAggccgcgcgcgcacgTGATACATAA
- a CDS encoding ACR199WAp (Syntenic homolog of Saccharomyces cerevisiae YDR374W-A), producing the protein MYEPVSNYVLEELREQIPKISVRGEPESILLSCLYQELLSRVIEESKRFADRDSTKHITAEHLDEAVEALLGDVDRGADGAWP; encoded by the coding sequence ATGTACGAGCCTGTATCGAATTACgtgctggaggagctgcgggAGCAGATACCGAAGATCAGTGTTCGGGGCGAGCCGGAGAGCATACTGCTGTCATGTCTATACCAGGAGCTGCTCTCGCGGGTCATTGAGGAGTCCAAGCGTTTTGCAGACAGGGACAGCACCAAGCACATCACAGCCGAGCACCTAGATGAGGCGGTGGAGGCGTTGCTGGGAGATGTAGACCGAGGCGCGGACGGGGCATGGCCTTGA
- the BCS1 gene encoding bifunctional AAA family ATPase chaperone/translocase BCS1 (Syntenic homolog of Saccharomyces cerevisiae YDR375C (BCS1)): MSGVSGVPQIDLEKVRNESDGSMGGMAKGLFRQVVEGNPYFAAGGGLMVLGTTIAVLRKGVIRLSSLAYHQMLVDLEIPSKDKSYLWFLQWMAQHPSRSSRHLSVETNYMQHNNGSVTTNISFVPGPGTHLIRYKGAFMLVKRERSGQIANFSNGTPFETVKLTTLYRDRGLFTDLLQDAKRLAVKAQTGKTVVYTSWANEWRPFGQPKAKRMLSSVIFDRGVKEAILGDVQEFLKNGSWYHERGIPYRRGYLLYGPPGSGKTSFIQALAGELDYNICIMNLADSNLTDDRLNYLMNNLPERSIMLLEDIDAAFVKRKKNDDGYTNGVTFSGLLNALDGVASSEEMITFMTTNHPEVLDPAVLRPGRIDYKVLVGNATPHQIEQMFLRFYPDDSALCAEFVAKAVALGVPVSTAQLQGLFVLNKNDAASALSMVETLKYPNHAF, encoded by the coding sequence ATGTCAGGCGTTAGTGGGGTACCGCAGATTGATCTGGAGAAAGTCCGGAATGAGTCTGACGGATCCATGGGCGGCATGGCGAAGGGGTTGTTCAGACAAGTGGTGGAGGGCAATCCTTACTTCGCTGCAGGCGGTGGGCTGATGGTGCTGGGGACTACAATCGCGGTTCTGCGCAAGGGCGTGATCCGGCTGAGCAGCCTCGCGTACCACCAGATGCTGGTGGACCTGGAGATCCCGTCGAAGGACAAGTCGTACCTGTGGTTTTTGCAGTGGATGGCGCAGCACCCGAGCAGGTCATCGCGGCACCTCTCTGTGGAGACAAACTACATGCAGCACAACAATGGGTCGGTGACCACGAACATCAGCTTTGTGCCGGGCCCGGGGACACACCTGATCCGGTACAAGGGCGCGTTCATGCTGGTGAAGCGCGAGCGCTCGGGCCAGATTGCCAACTTTTCGAACGGGACGCCGTTCGAGACCGTGAAGCTGACCACGCTGTACCGCGACCGCGGGCTATTCACggacctgctgcaggacgCGAAGCGGCTGGCCGTGAAGGCGCAGACGGGCAAGACGGTGGTCTACACATCGTGGGCGAACGAATGGCGGCCCTTCGGGCAGCCCAAGGCGAAGCGCATGCTGTCGAGCGTGATCTTCGACCGGGGCGTCAAGGAGGCGATCCTCGGCGACGTGCAGGAGTTCCTGAAGAACGGCAGCTGGTACCACGAGCGCGGCATACCGTACCGCCGCGGCTACCTGCTATACGGCCCCCCGGGCAGCGGGAAAACCAGCTTCATCCAGGCACTGGCCGGCGAGCTCGACTACAACATCTGCATCATGAACCTTGCAGACAGCAATCTCACGGACGACCGCCTGAACTACCTCATGAACAACCTGCCCGAGCGCAGTATCATGCTGCTCGAGGACATCGACGCCGCCTTTGTCAAGCGCAAGAAGAACGACGACGGTTACACCAACGGCGTCACGTTCAGCGGGCTGCTCAACGCCCTGGACGGCGTCGCCTCCAGTGAGGAGATGATCACCTTTATGACCACCAACCATCCCGAGGTCCTCGACCCCGCCGTGCTGCGCCCGGGCCGCATCGACTACAAGGTCCTTGTGGGGAACGCAACGCCGCACCAGATCGAGCAGATGTTCCTGCGCTTCTACCCGGACGACTCGGCGCTCTGCGCGGAGTTTGTCGCCAAGGCCGTCGCGCTAGGCGTCCCAGTGTCGACCGCGCAGCTCCAGGGCCTCTTCGTGCTCAACAAAAACgacgccgccagcgcccTTTCCATGGTGGAAACGCTGAAGTACCCCAACCATGCATTTTGA